The Helianthus annuus cultivar XRQ/B chromosome 15, HanXRQr2.0-SUNRISE, whole genome shotgun sequence genomic sequence TGAACAAGTATTACAAGTGAGAGTGTTTACAAGAAGTTGGGTGATTACAAATGAGAGCATGCATGTCTATTTATACTAGTTCATGGTTGTCTAGATCATTCTACCTCTAGTGATTTCTATACAATATTTTAGATCATGGTGTCTAGAGACTTCTTGCTGAAACATCCAGCATTTTTGAAGCTTTCTTGGCTGATCTAGATGAGTTGTAACCAGCCTTTTCTAGGCCGTTCCATGATAATATGTTGGTGTTTTCATGAGCCTTCAAGAGTGATCTAGAGCCTTTTTGGCTGGAGAGTTTTGGGCAGTACTTCCAGCCCATTCGAGAGTGTTCGGAACACTTCTAAGTGTTTTTACTGGTCCCAAATGTTGTAGTATTTTCCGGAGACTTACAGCAGCCCTTGTTGCCTTTTGAATGACCCGGAAGGTTTCGGAATTGTGGTGTAGTGATCTGATTTTGAAGCGGGGCGGGACATTAGGGCCTTCAAAAACGTTGGGCGGGACATTAGGGCCTTCAAAATCATGGTGTAGTGATCCTACGCATATCGCACGCCGGCCGTGAAAAGGCAAATTGATTCGAAGAGAGATTATAGCAGCCGGTATGTGATGGACTGGTGTAACTGGGTTCCGCTCAAATGCAACAGTTTGGCTTGGCGCGTGGATATGgataagatcccgacggttgagGCTTTGGCTAGGAGGGGAGTGATGGTGGCCGACGCTGAATGTAGCTTCTGCAATGCCGATTCTGATTCTGTTTCCCATCTCTTCACTGCTTACCCTTGGGCGCTGGGTTTATGGGAAAAAATAGCTTTTGGTGTCGGGTTATGAATTTCTATGTTTTTTCATTTAGAGACTTATTAGAAATCCACTCTTGGAAGTAGAGGGGCGTCGGAGAGAAAGGCTTTGCAAGGGATAGTGATCATTGCTTGTTGGTTTATATGGAAGGCCAGAAATAACCTTAGGTTCAACGGTAACAGGTGCAGTGTAGTTTAGATCTTTAGCAAAGTTAGGGCGGTTAGTTTTCTTTGGTTTAAACACAGGTCCAAGAACGTATCGTTTGATTGTGCGGAGTGGTGTAAATTTGTTAATATGTAaggctatggggtatggggcttgggttggggcgtggcccttggggcttgggtttgaagACGGGCGTGGGTCGGGCTAGCAACATGACATGgcaggctctcaatggccaaaccaaactagccATTTCACATACCCCcatgtgtcaactcatgcccccaacccaagccccaccataccccatgggcgtgggtttgagtttgtttttcacgtgtcaactcataccccaacccaagccccaactCAAACCCACCATACCCCACAGCTTGTTTTCTTGTTTGTGTTTGTCCTAGTTTTCATGGTTGATGTTTTCTAATAAAGTTCACGTTTTGAAAAAAGAAAATTATCTAACATACTCTCTTTCCAACTCTTATATATTTGTCAACCACTCCATACACATTATCCTGATCTCTTTATAAATTCGATCAGAGCAATGCCTTTAAAAAAACCTAAAGTTTAGAGGTCACATGTTGAACTTTTACAAATTTCATGATTGAAAAAATATAAAGCTTTCATTAAATGTACGTAGTTCTTATTACCTAAGTATTAATCAATAAATGAAAATttcaaacttaaaaaaaatgtAATGCTTTCATTAAATTTTCTTATTTAATACAGACCAAAAGATTATTGATCTAGCTGGTATTTAGGAGTGTAAATTCATGGACGAAGCTTTATTGGGCTCATAGAATTTTTAAAAGTTTAGCGTTCACCGATTTAAATTTTGAGCGTACGACTTTTGCTGAATTTTCGTTCAAGTCTCGTCACTGTTTAAATTGGTGTTCTACCGGTTCGAGTCCCACAGTTTCACTGTGGCCAGTGGACATTAGATTAATGTTAAAAAAGATAATTCCGTACAAAAATATTCTTATGTTAGTCAATAAATAAATCTTTAATTAAAAACATATAATTAGTACTTTATTAAAGAACACTCAAAAGGTTTCTTTCGGTTAACAATAAAGTTATTTACGCCTCATTATTAGATGCCACCTATATTAGACGATTACTATTACAGCATGTAATGAATCTTTATAATAAAACATTGGTTATAATGTGGTTGGACGTGAAGTAGCAAAGATCACGTCCCATAATGTTTTGTACATCGCTTTTTGGACGTAATCTTCAGAAAATTGGTGTTGACGTTATTCTGAAAACGTCAGTGAAATAAAATGAGGAGTTTGATCTTGAAAGGAGTGTCTTGATGTCGCATAACCCCATAAAAGGGGCACTATTATAATGCCCCACCACACACGATTAACAACTATCATTGTCACAAATGACTAAGGGTGGAGGGTATAATCAAAcactttagggtgtttgagtgaaaTTCTAGCCAATAATATTATGCCATGTCAACACTCAAACACCTTAGTGTGTTTGAGTGAAATCAGAGGGTATAGTCAAACACCccataattatataaaaaaaaaaaaaaaaaaaaaaaaaacctcattgGTCCATCCTATCTCTCTCCTCTCATCACTCTATCCATTTTCGGTAATAAGTCACCGAATTTCACACCTTCTCTCTAACTTAAACACCCAAGTCAATCAAAGGGGATGGTCACCGATTGATGAACCCACTCAAACACCCAACTCAAACATCCttataccctccaccctaagTATTATTCATTAGGATaaacttaatatatattttaattataCTATATGCATGTGGAAACATAATTTTAGATAATATTTAGATAATGTGTGCAAAATGCGCGTCCTTTAGAGATCATAACACTTTTTTTTTCACAGGGTGATTAAAAGTAAGAAGATCAAAAGTAGGATGCACGATATTGAAAGAGTTAGTTGTCATTTACGTTCCTGTAGTTTGTTCACTTTGATTATTCCAGACCAAATTTTAAAATTATACTATTTTCCTCCGTGACATTTCTTGAAACGTGTCATTTCAGTTCAAAAAATATAGAATagaatgtcattttcgtccctgagttGAGTGAGTTTTTTTAACCGGTGTTAGTTTTTTGGCCCGCATTGGCACGTTTCGAGAATGTGAGGGAGGAAAATGGTACAATTTTAAAAATTGGTCTGGAATGGCAAAAGCAGACAAACCATAGGTACGTAAATGACCCTTAACTCATATGGAAATAAAAGTGGCGTGGTGTAACAATCCAAGGATAACTAAAAGAGAAGCTCTTTTTTTTTCTCAAGTCGAATAACATTGTTCGTATTGAGTCGGTCCTTGAAAATCCGGGTCTATTGCTTTCTCAGATGATTAGAGGGAAATGTGTGTGTGTGGGACAAAGTTCGTTTTTGGGTAGATCCACGGGTGTTGAACCAGCCGCTCAAGATCCTTTACCCAAATTCATTCTCGATTGAACAAGACAAAACAGTTATGATTATGGACTGTTTTGAGAAAGTTGAAGAGGTTGTAATGTGGAGGTGGAAAAAACAACAGCTTAATCAGAGCAAAATAGAAGAATTAAGCGCATGTATGAGCTTGATTAATGGGGTCGGTTTTACTAACAATCCAGATAGCTGGATGTGGATGTCGGGCCCGAAGGGTATTTTCTCAGTTTCGTCGATGAAAAAGACCCTCTTAAAATTAGTAGAAACAACAGTTACATATGTACCAAAGTGGAACCATTGGATGACCAAAAAAGTTAATATCTTCATGTGGCGAGCCGAGAAGAAAAGAATTCAAGTGCGGGTGGCTTTGAAACATAGAAACGTGCAAGTAAATGGTGTTGTATCCCTCACATTTATGCGTTGGATGTTTTAGATTTGTATTCGATGTATAGGAATCTTAATGTGGAAGCTCGAAAAGGCAAAGTGATTCACGCAAGTGCATATGGAAGGACTGGAATCAACTCTACTTCGTAAACAAGAGACTAGTGTCGCTAAAGTGATTGAAGAGATTAAATCTTTAGCGTTTCTTTGGATTAAAAATAGCTAATCCTTTAAAAATCAAAGATTAGAGTGTTTTCAATTCATTTAATGAAACTAGTTGATTTTCCGTCCGCGCGTTGCGGTggggacccaatgactgcaaaacgcgtgtcagcaacggcaagcagatacagaatatcaaaacataaataaaaattacgtggtaaggatagtcatTCCGTCATaagaaaaacaattttaaataacctaatatataataataggacccacacgtcctaaaCGTtagaaattcggttgttttcagttcagttattacgtgCTAACAcattaaaatatggatgagctcggtacctgtAACAaaaccgaaagtaccgatccggaaaatcattgAAATTAGGTATCAGCAACGAAAAtactcggtacaatacggtatggtatttgaaggtaaaaatcaataaatacaggtatggtgctagactggtgtcgaaccgaaagtaacgattctgaaaatgccaaaaggtgggtaccaaattggtaccgaaaatgatttggtatagtaaatgtggtaccgatacgataccagTTTGATTTCAGGATTTGacacgatttgctcatcaataatctaaatatccaagttaattttatatgctacaattcattcattacagaaaaagacaaaaaagaaagtaaaataagttgttgtgtatataaaccCTCATTCAAACGAATACagttacttactgtgtgtatgaaaattaatctaaacggtgcaattatttgcattgctacgttgctacaggatttgataagctcggtaccaaccggtaccgaaaccgttaccgaaatccccaaaagtgggtaccggtaccgaatatacctggtacggtacggttcggtaccagtcggtactggtacggcaccggtattcgagggtaaaaaccggtgaataccggtaccgaaaatacatcCGGTTTGATAAATTTGACACCAATACCGGTAACCGATACCATTTGCTTATTAGTTAGTGAGTTACTATTCATTcaatttgatttttaattttaatttaattaatttaattaatttaatttaataataataataataataataataataattaaaattaattaaataataattaataattaattaattaataattaataatatataaggTAAAGGTAACTGGTAACTAGAGATTTTTGTCAAGCATATACTTTTATAGTAAGCTCAAGGCTTATTACTACAGGCTTTATATTTAAATACACGTATCTGAGCTTAGATAACTGTATAAAACAAAATTTACCGTATAAAACTATAAAACAGTATAATGGCATTCTCGTAAATAAACCTCCAAACAGGGGCGTTTGAAGAGGTCAAAGCAAGTTGCCCCTTTTTGCTGTTGGGTATAACATCCCACCCCATCTTCTTATCTTTCTTCTCCCTTCCTTCTATTCCGTTTCCAGTGTTCCTCAAGAGAGAGAAACTTCTAGAGAGAGAGAAACCCAAGATCTACAAACATGAAACCCTGCTGCGAGCTTTGCAAATCTCCGGCCAAGATCTACTGCGACTCAGACCAGGCTAGCTTATGCTGGACCTGCGACAATAAAGTCCATTCCGCAAACTTCCTCGTTGCACGCCATTCCAGAACCCTCCTCTGCTGCAAGTGCCACTCTCCGACGCCGTGGACGGCCGCCGGAGAAAAACTCGGCCCCTCCGCGGTGTCGATTTGTGAGAAATGTGTGATGGAGGACACttccgatgatgatgatgaaagtGAAGAAGAAAATAATGAAGATGATGACTACGATGAAGACAGTGAAACCGAGCTTCATGTAGGAGATGATGACCATAATCAAATAGTGCCGTTATGTTATACCCCACCTCCGCCTGCTAGTTCTTCCAGTAGTGACGATTGTTCTGTTGGTGATACAACCGTTTTCGTGAAGCGAAAACGTGTTAACGATACAGACCTTTGTGAGGTACaagatttatttttatttatttatttatttatttttttttttttgtgatgttTGCGATCAATTTCGTTAATCTCGGATATATGAATTTAATTTAGGATATTGGTGAAGGTTTATCGGGGCAAAAGAACCAGCGGGTGGTGTGTGCAGAGGGTTGTAGTGAAGCAACTGAAGGTAACAAAGGGAGGTTATATAATTTCATATCTTTAACTTCTGAGGGGATGGGCGAGAAATTGAAAAGCAATTGTGACGCGGGCAAGATCTCTGACGAATGTACAACAAGGACCGTCGGAATAGATTTGAACTCGTCGGAATAGTAGTTGTTGTAGTAGAAAGTTTTTATGCTCTGGTTAACTtaacaatacaatacaatacggaATGTTAGTATCGATCATATGAACATAACCATGGTTTTATTTGGGTTATTGTTAGAGGTTAGTTTAAACAAATTTCTTTATTATGGAtcgtgtttttttatttttttattgttatttgagtttattaattattatgtTTGGTTGAATCTGTTGATGGTTTTCTAATTCACTGTTCCGTTACATCTTGACGTGTTCGATCAACTGTCATCTATCTACGAATGTGGGAATTGGATGGTTTGATTTTGATATGTGAGTGACGGGTGGTGTGCTGTGAGCCACGAGCAGGTGTTGTGTGTCACTTGTCTTGCTCTTCATTCATGTGCATAGCACTGACGGAGCTAGCCCATTAACTTAGAAGTAtcctagattttttttttatcatgcGCTCGGTCAACTGCAACGATTTCAACAGGGACGATCATGACGTTTGGTTTCCAATTACCACTCATAATTAAAAggtttattttattgttttgaatcttgggctaagcttTGTCATTTACAAATTGACGTCTTTTCAATTATTTTACAAGTTTTTGGTTGTAAATGGTTCAGGCTTATAAAAAATTGgaattttaataatattaaacatttaTTTTTGGTCAGGGATATCCTCGTTTATGTTTAGGCCTTTAGACGTATCATTTGTATAAAACCAGAAAAAATCACTACGAtacggggttgagccgtagcccgtgctacctcTTTTATAATACTAGTTCCGCCCCTGGTCCATAGCCTTGTCtcattgatgtgcgtgaagtgtgttattattttgatgagtatttaagccctttttacacttttagccaagttttaaatttataaaacacgatattcactaacactaaacacacatatgggcaagtgcacccatcgtggacgtagtatagtgttggtaagataccgaggtcgtccaaggacacaagagcttttagtaccggtttatcctcaacgtctaatcaaatcaaaaaggttagaaaaatgttttaaactaagaaaaataaaaactaactaaatgctgaaaataaaaataaaataaaaaacagatagacaaaatgaatcacttggatccgacacgtgtattagtataacctttgattattttcgcacttttgcacttgtttaaaagattatcttagttattgtagtaggcccctcttttgaaggcgacgttaccctcaacccagtagtttgagtcagcaaggatacaatcctaaagggtcggattattgaaagataatgaattaagttattaatgcaaattatggtaggccccgcttttggcggtgacgttaccctcggctaagtagtctgagtcagcagggatacagtcctaaatagccgggttatagtattaatagtagttaacttatgagggggtcaaagagtttggatccccgccatccaatacctatgggcattgaaggagatcctactaaatttgacccaggtcccaagcaggacctctaaacgctgaacaagggcaagacccttaccaaaccgttcccttaacccccgaccaggtagccaacatacctccatatagaccgtggagatatgaatggtgaaaatcttttattttatatagacagtaaaataatgccaagacaccacggacaaacgataaggaaagatcaccttcaacataagtaactagttattaaagtcattaatacaaaaccaaataaaaagtgcaaaagattaaaaataaaaagtattatactaaacacttgtcttcaccaagtgatgtaagagacttaggcaaacatggccttgattgtcaagaacttttacgatcaatcttggatcccgagacgactcacacactctacgatggacaatggatgatggtggtggatgatggtgttatggtggtggtgggtggtggatgaggtgtgagagaggtggtgtgccaagggatgagagagaatgaagccaagctcctctatttataggctgaacagaaggctggacacggcccgtgtccgctggacacggccccgtgcccgcctgacactctctctcctcattaattgtaattgcgaattacaattaatgcgcctgctgtactttcaccacgcccccgtgctcgctggacacggccccgtggtgggcaatggaagcttctactggtttgtcttttctgctgcttcctgggcacgcccccgtgttcgttggacacggggcgtgttcagactctgtttcttctcttttgccttgggagatgccgttgagggtccgggcagttcacttttgttccttttcttgtattttatggtagaattagctgtctttttgcttcctttgtgattttgagctcattttatcctgaaaatacaaaaggaagacaaaaacactatttttccaacattagtacttaaaaagggtcagttttatgccttaattgatgtgttttatatgttgcattttacacacatcaaatacccccacacttttgcttgtcctcaagcaaaactctttaaatgtggcttacactcccaaatggaataggtagaagagaagttttttttagcttgtcctagagtgtcgggaatccaaggtttttatcggttttatttttatttatttacaatcctattcgttatgatttattttgaacttttcataagataaattacttatttgggcatagcatgccttattaaaattccatttatatacaagttcacatacctcacgggagatcactcaacactcggccgaaggtgtatattttagtgaatcactcgggagcggcatggaacttacgtcttccataggcttgccaagcaatcaatcctcctcctttttaactttttacctttgtaaatatcaagaggactttttgggtgaaggcttgggtttaaaggtgggtggttggttagtggttagtaaaaagggcgaaaatcgtaacaagcgtcggttttcgtgaagtaccttatttttagtgactttttattttgaagtatttcttcaaacaagcttttgtagcttttgtttgtttttgacttcatcatcaattttttttttcaatcgtcacgtaaaaaggtgagtttacgaaaaagcgaacttgttacaaaaaaataaaaaaaaagtttttggtgggtaaaaagggtttttggggtaatgaaatgaaaggtttaggctcaaaggggctatctagggggattttgggtaggtaaaaaaaatgaaaaataatgtttttgaaagaaaaaatggttagtcctaatgcctccgtcatttacttacttgggtttaagttggtaaggaccgggaatgtatcgtcgtggcaagttctagatttgtaaggaccgagcggctattcacacaagaaacgaaaaatgagcatttaatctaaatatgtgtatttttgtgctcaataaaggctcaaaactcacttttgtgggaatgggtttttaatgtgaccaagcatatataatcgaattttaaactagacttgttataccgtttcataattttcttatgttggttccttttttatcacgacgctatcggttgtaaacttgtaaaaatataacctttttagaacttgttattcccaacttaaactaagacaagtaaataaaaaaatgaaagagtttttgaaaaaatttggggtgtttagcggttccaatagagttttgtgtaaggcttgtgtttaggattttgcaaaatttcaagtgttttagcatcccccccacacttaaattacacattgtcctcaatgtgtccaaaaataaagtttttggttgattagaatgtataaaagtgtgtttaaaaacaaaggtttgtgttactggcagtctggacacggccccgtgttcagcggacacggccccgtggtgaactgccagtaacgaaaacttacagaaggtgaacacgggggcgtgtcgggtgAACGCGGCCACGTGTCgggcaaaaaattgcaggtcagtagccaaacagcagatctgggagatggacacgggggcgtgtcggctggacacgtccccgtgtggacagtctgttagcccgaaaaataggtttttctcccggtttctccatcctggggctgcaagtgctaatgtttagcactctaacccttgcattgcacctgtttaatcacttaataccaaccaaccaagcacaaaccatcctaaattaccattgttaaacattatccaaacataaagtaaaaacaaaataaagataaaaaatagttaaggaaagtaaattgttcgacaaatggcacgcaggccatgaattgtttgatagataagaagggcattcaaacctgtgggctcatcaccaaccagccccttgttcctccaaacctcctactccatgtcttcatcactaccatcacctccacccccttgcctcgccatgtactcccggatgctaccgatatcatcttgtatatcgttaatgttgcgttcgatagctccaacctggtggtgtgtgttgttggcgaggttgtaggtgttccttgagcacatgaggttttcctgcaaaagatcatgtaaactttgaaagttaggaaaaccacctccttgagaggaggattggcccgcatcgccttggggtggatactgaaaatggggatgtggtgcatgaagaactagagcctcatGCGgattccatgcgtagccttgcgtcctctgaaagctcaccgtcccgtcctccgcttcataaagcaggttcatggctcggcagatgtgataatcgacccgtcccgaccatggactcctttcgaaggaccttgggatattcgtgaagtgcttgaaaagacggtacacccatcccccgaagaagattggtgtaggagcagaagcaaggcggttcaagtgcatgtttcgcagtaggaggtaaggaacatcgagaggcttctggttgtggatgcagtgaaggacaaccaaatcttttaacccaacaacgccactactgtcatggcgttggttcagcgagtacgtgaggagcctgtggatgtatcggtatagcgggtccctcagtttggtacttttggtgctgctcgggttgtagattccttcacctatttgagcccatgcggcttggcgttcagttgcatccaagtctcgtaacccccctgtattctcttcattccccgcttcctcttcactatatagcccaatgatggctccaaactgtgccatggaagttctaaacgtggtccctccacatcgaaattcgaccgcgtcatgatcaaacggttcgcgcctcgagttgaaaatgaaggtgctatagaactccatcgtgcattgatgtaccgaccttagtcgggtggtcaatgcgacatgcagtggacccctcacaatgttgttgaagcggtcaagttggttcaccatggttagcaaatcagtacacGCCCGTCTTGGGTACTCTTCCAgtcttgtttgtagaacctcgtaccgtgccctagcgtccagttcatttgcgccaaaccttgtgaatttcgacatctgaaaagaatacataaaaagttagtacgaaacaaggaaaatcagagtgaaactgcaaacagtgggctggacacggccccgtgttcagcggacacggccccgtgtccagacgtctgtaacccaaaaattccatttttcgtcccggtttcgaaaacctggaaattttttagcccaatagtagcggtttcccccgaaaatgaaaccctaagtgtcatttttccaaaaacaaaccgtttaccctttcaatttcgtgtttttcggttcaagaacaagggtttggggttttatttggaaatcggacaaatctatcaacaatactttGCCTAGttactttctactacactaatctaaactactactaacaaatttcatcaaaaattttgagttcgatccggatgaacatgaagaaccctagatttttccccaatttttgatgttttaactacatgcaagtaactaatctaactactaatgaagatagaatcataccttgacgttgttagattcggtggtgacgtagaaaaactgcagaaaatcgcctcgaaccagagagttttcggctaaacggggcgtgtggaatggtgtaactgataggaaaagagggttttatcccgacagtcgcctcgacacggcccgtgtccagcggacacggccccgtgccgggcaaagtttttgaaatttttttttatgtgctcgtgtgcatgccccttatttccgaaaaatggttagatgatttaccggttttttaaacgtacacttacctgtaacatgtcgggtatgagtttattcgttaaccgtttgaagtgagatctcctcttcctcatcctcaatggatcctcggtagagtttcagctgttggccattgactttaaatggtgtcccatttcgagttttaatttctactgcaccgtgtggacaaacatgggtgacggaaaaaggtcctgaccacctagattttaacttaccaggaaataatcgaagtcgtgaattaaacaatagaacttggtctccaacccgaaattcattagatttaatatatttatcatgcaaatttttcattctttccttataaatttcggagttagaatatgcataattcctaagttcgtctaattcgtttatttgacaaaatcgatttataacggcattttccaaatctaagtttacgtttttttattgcccagtaggctttgtgggctatttctactggcaagtgacaactttttccatagacgagtttatatggggttgtgcctatagtggttttataagcagttcgaaaagcccataaagcgtcgtctaatttgtcggcccattcttttttattt encodes the following:
- the LOC110911630 gene encoding zinc finger protein CONSTANS-LIKE 9 isoform X2, with the protein product MKPCCELCKSPAKIYCDSDQASLCWTCDNKVHSANFLVARHSRTLLCCKCHSPTPWTAAGEKLGPSAVSICEKCVMEDTSDDDDESEEENNEDDDYDEDSETELHVGDDDHNQIVPLCYTPPPPASSSSSDDCSVGDTTVFVKRKRVNDTDLCEVYRGKRTSGWCVQRVVVKQLKVTKGGYIISYL
- the LOC110911630 gene encoding zinc finger protein CONSTANS-LIKE 7 isoform X1, encoding MKPCCELCKSPAKIYCDSDQASLCWTCDNKVHSANFLVARHSRTLLCCKCHSPTPWTAAGEKLGPSAVSICEKCVMEDTSDDDDESEEENNEDDDYDEDSETELHVGDDDHNQIVPLCYTPPPPASSSSSDDCSVGDTTVFVKRKRVNDTDLCEDIGEGLSGQKNQRVVCAEGCSEATEGNKGRLYNFISLTSEGMGEKLKSNCDAGKISDECTTRTVGIDLNSSE